In Rhododendron vialii isolate Sample 1 chromosome 9a, ASM3025357v1, the following are encoded in one genomic region:
- the LOC131299918 gene encoding nuclear pore complex protein NUP155 isoform X1, producing the protein MSSENEIVLRDVTNACLVVSDRIGRDLAAHSDLEEALEASRYASHPYSTHPREWPPLVEVVDTWELPPVLIERYNAAGGEGTALCGIFPEIRRAWATVDNSLFLWRFDKWDGQCPEYSGEEQAICAVDLAKAKPGIFVEAIQYLLVLATPVELILLGVCCSGSGDGMDPYAEVSLQPLPEYTIPSDGITMTCITCTDRGHIFLAGRDGHIYELQYTTGSGWHKRCRKVCLTAGLGSVISRWVVPNLFKFGTVDPIVEMVVDNERHILYARTEDMKIQVFVLGPQGDGPLKKAAEERNLINAHYGGRQSAGPRAPSRSAKTSIVSISPLSTLESKWLHLVAVLSDGRRLYLSTTPSTGSSVVGGLGGFSTNGQKPSCLKVVATRPSPPLGVGGAFGALSLVGRSQSEDLSLKIESAYYSAGTLVLSDSSPSTSSSLLIVNKDSSTQSSSSANIATGARSSRALRESVSSLPIEGRMLCVADILPLPETAAIVHSLYSQLEFCGFDNSGESIEKASRKLWARGDLSTQHILPRRRIVLFSTVGMMEVVFNRPVDILRRIFESNLPRSLLEDFFSRFGAGEAAAMCLMLAARIVHSESSISNVVAEKAAEAFEDPRLVGVPQLEGSGALGNTRTATGGFSMGQVVQEAEPVFSGAHEGLCLCSSRLLLPVWDFPVFVVTGGIVACRFSAGAMQILEDKFRSLERFLRSRRNQRRGLYGCVAGLGDLTGSILYGTGSDLSTGDRSMVRNLFGSNSRIESGDGGASNKRQRLPYSPAELAAMEVRAIECIRQLLLRCAEALFLLQLLSQHHVTRLVQNIDANLQQTLVQLTFHQLVCSEEGDQLATRLISALMEYYTGPDGRGTVDDISGRLRDRCPSYFKEADYRFYLAVECLERAAASSDTEDRQNLAREAFNYLSKVPESADLQTVCKRFADLRFYEAVVQLSLQKAQALDPSGDALNEQIDAGMREHALARREQCYEIVTSALCALKGETSQREFGSPIRPVVQSALDPASRKKYICQIIQLGVQSPDRLFHKYLYRALIDLGLENELLEYGGPDLVPFLQSAGREPVQEVRAVPAVSSATSPMGHSGVHILSNHQAKYFELLARYYVMKRQHVLAAHALLRLAERRPVDGGDVPTLEQRRQYLSHAVLQAKNSSNSDGVGSTHGAFDDGLLDLLEGKLAVLGFQIKIKKELEVMASKLEATPSTSESAPSDSSPDGSHVPDANFVHSIREKVKEVSLDLKSITQLYNEYAVPLELWEICLQMLYFANYSGDTDSSIVRETWARLIDQALSRGGIAEACAVLKRVGSHIYPGDGAALPLDTLCLHLEKAALERLVSGVESVKDDDVARALLAACKGAIEPVLNTYDQLLSNGAILPSPNLRLRLLRSVLVVLHEWAMSVFAQRMNTSTTGASLILGGTFSVDQTIIFSQGIRDKIISAANRYMTEVRRLALPQNHTEAVYRGFRELEESLLTPFSLNQF; encoded by the exons ATGTCGTCCGAAAACGAGATCGTATTGCGCGACGTCACGAACGCCTGTCTCGTGGTGAGCGACCGCATTGGCCGAGACCTCGCGGCTCACAGCGACCTCGAAGAAGCACTGGAAGCTTCCAGATACGCCAGTCATCCCTACTCTACTCACCCCAGAGAG TGGCCTCCTTTGGTTGAAGTGGTAGATACCTGGGAGCTGCCTCCTGTActtattgaaagatataatgcaGCTGGTGGGGAAGGAACTGCTCTGTGTGGAATATTTCCAGAGATACGGAGAGCTTGGGCAACAGTAGATAACTCTCTGTTTCTATGGCGTTTTGATAAATG GGATGGTCAGTGTCCTGAATATAGTGGGGAGGAACAAGCTATTTGTGCTGTTGACCTGGCCAAAGCTAAACCTGGCATTTTTGTTGAAGCTATCCAGTATCTTTTGGTCTTAGCAACTCCTGTTGAG TTGATTCTTTTAGGAGTATGCTGTTCTGGAAGTGGTGATGGTATGGATCCGTATGCAGAGGTTTCACTGCAGCCTTTGCCAGAGTATACTATACCATCTGATGGCATCACCATGACATGCATCACTTGTACTGATAGAGGTCACATTTTCCTGGCTGGCCGTGATGGCCACATTTATGAGTTGCAGTATACAACTGGTTCAGGTTGGCACAAGCGTTGTCGTAAAGTTTGCCTGACTGCAGGTTTGGGAAGTGTCATTTCGAG GTGGGTTGTACCAAACTTATTCAAGTTTGGAACTGTGGACCCTATTGTTGAAATGGTGGTTGATAACGAGAGACACATTTTGTATGCACGCACTGAAGATATGAAAATTCAAGTGTTTGTTCTTGGGCCACAAGGAGATGGTCCACTTAAGAAAGCTGCAGAAGAGAGAAATTTGATAAATGCACATTATGGAGGTAGACAATCAGCAGGGCCAAGAGCCCCTTCTCGATCGGCAAAAACATCAATAGTTAGCATTTCGCCTTTGTCAACACTGGAGTCAAAGTGGCTACATCTTGTTGCTGTTTTGTCAGATGGCAGAAGATTGTACCTATCCACTACTCCATCTACTGGAAGCAGTGTAGTTGGAGGTTTGGGTGGATTCAGTACTAATGGTCAGAAGCCAAGCTGTTTaaaagtagtagcaactaggcCTTCTCCTCCTTTGGGTGTTGGCGGTGCTTTCGGTGCCCTATCTCTTGTTGGTCGATCTCAGAGCGAAGATTTATCCCTTAAAATAGAATCAGCATATTATTCTGCTGGAACTCTTGTTCTTTCTGACTCATCTCCATCAACCTCTTCTTCGCTTCTGATTGTGAACAAAGATTCAAGCACACAGTCTTCTTCATCAGCTAATATAGCAACAGGTGCCAGGAGTTCTCGTGCATTACGAGAATCTGTATCTTCTCTACCCATTGAAGGACGAATGCTTTGTGTGGCTGACATTTTACCTCTTCCGGAAACAGCAGCTATTGTGCACTCACTATATTCCCAATTGGAATTCTGTGGATTTGATAACTCGGGGGAATCCATTGAAAAGGCATCCCGAAAACTCTGGGCTAGAGGCGATCTTTCAACACAACACATATTACCAAGGAGAAGAATCGTCCTATTCAGCACAGTGGGCATGATGGAAGTTGTTTTCAATAGGCCAGTTGACATACTGAGGAGGATATTTGAGTCCAACTTGCCAAGATCATTGTTGGAAGATTTTTTCAGTCGCTTTGGAGCTGGTGAGGCTGCGGCAATGTGTTTAATGCTGGCTGCAAGAATAGTCCATTCTGAAAGTTCGATAAGCAATGTTGTTGCTGAGAAGGCAGCAGAAGCTTTTGAGGACCCTAGACTTGTTGGAGTACCTCAACTAGAGGGTAGTGGTGCATTAGGGAATACAAGAACAGCAACTGGCGGATTTAGTATGGGGCAAGTTGTCCAAGAGGCTGAACCTGTTTTTTCAGGTGCACATGAAGGGCTATGCTTGTGCTCATCAAGGTTGCTTTTACCTGTATGGGATTTTCCTGTTTTTGTGGTGACAGGTGGGATAGTTGCATGCAGATTCTCTGCTGGGGCAATGCAAATTCTTGAAGACAAGTTTCGATCTTTAGAGAGGTTTCTAAGATCTAGGAGGAATCAGAGAAGGGGACTGTACGGTTGTGTTGCCGGCCTTGGAGACTTGACTGGTTCAATATTGTATGGAACTGGTTCAGATCTCAGTACTGGAGATAGAAGTATGGTACGGAACTTGTTTGGTTCTAACTCTCGGATTGAATCTGGTGATGGTGGCGCATCTAATAAAAGGCAAAGGCTTCCATATAGTCCGGCTGAACTAGCTGCAATGGAG GTAAGGGCAATTGAATGTATTAGGCAATTGCTCCTTAGATGCGCCGAAGCTCTTTTTTTGCTACAACTTCTTTCACAGCATCATGTGACGCGCTTGGTTCAGAACATTGATGCTAATTTGCAACAGACATTGGTTCAGCTGACATTCCATCAACTAGTCTGTTCTGAGGAAGGAGATCAACTTGCTACAAGGCTCATATCTGCTTTGATGGAG TATTACACTGGACCTGATGGCAGGGGAACAGTAGATGATATCAGTGGTAGATTACGCGATCGGTGTCCAAGCTATTTCAAGGAAGCAGATTACAGATTTTACTTGGCTGTGGAATGTCTTGAGAGAGCTGCTGCAAGTTCTGATACTGAGGATAGGCAAAATCTAGCTAGAGAAGCTTTCAACTACTTGAGTAAAGTTCCAGAGTCGGCAGACTTGCAAACTGTTTGCAAACGTTTTGCAGACCTGAG ATTTTATGAAGCTGTGGTTCAACTGTCTCTGCAAAAAGCCCAGGCCCTTGACCCTTCTGGTGATGCTCTTAATGAGCAGATAGATGCAGGAATGCGAGAACATGCACTTGCTCGGCGTGAGCAGTGTTATGAGATTGTTACTAGTGCTTTGTGTGCTCTGAAAGGAGAAACTTCTCAAAGGGAATTCGGTTCTCCTATCAGACCTGTTGTGCAATCTGCACTTGATCCAGCCTCTCGGAAGAAATATATCTGCCAGATTATTCAGCTTGGTGTCCAGTCACCTGATAGACTATTTCATAAATACCTGTATCGGGCATTAATTGATTTGGGCCTTGAAAATGAGTTGCTGGAGTATGGTGGCCCTGATTTGGTGCCTTTTCTGCAAAGTGCTGGGCGTGAACCTGTACAAGAG GTTCGGGCTGTTCCTGCAGTGTCATCAGCAACATCTCCAATGGGTCATTCAGGAGTACACATTTTGTCCAATCATCAAGCAAAATATTTTGAGCTTCTGGCACGTTATTATGTCATGAAGCGGCAGCATGTTCTTGCTGCTCACGCACTGTTAAGACTTGCAGAAAGGAGGCCTGTTGATGGGGGGGATGTCCCTACACTGGAACAGAG GCGTCAGTACCTAAGTCATGCAGTTCTGCAGGCGAAGAATTCAAGTAACAGCGATGGAGTAGGTTCTACCCATGGTGCTTTTGACGATGGCCTGCTGGATTTGCTTGAAGGAAAGCTTGCTGTTCTTGGAtttcaaataaagataaaaaaggaATTGGAGGTCATGGCATCTAAGTTGGAGGCAACTCCTAGCACATCTGAATCTGCTCCAAGTGACTCATCTCCTGATGGAAGCCATGTTCCTGATGCCAATTTTGTGCATTCTATAAGAGAAAAGGTCAAAGAGGTATCATTGGATTTGAAGAGCATCACTCAACTGTATAACGAGTATGCAGTTCCGTTAGAGCTCTGGGAG ATATGTCTGCAAATGCTGTACTTTGCTAACTATTCAGGTGACACTGATAGTAGCATTGTTAGAGAGACATGGGCAAGGCTCATCGATCAAGCTCTTTCAAGGGGTGGCATTGCTGAAGCTTGTGCAGTTCTGAAAAGGGTTGGCTCCCATATTTATCCTGGAGATGGAGCTGCATTACCTTTAGATACATTATGTCTTCACCTTGAAAAGGCTGCCTTG gAGCGATTGGTTTCAGGGGTTGAATCGGTTAAAGATGACGATGTGGCAAGGGCTCTTCTTGCTGCCTGCAAGGGTGCAATAGAACCTGTCTTGAACACGTATGACCAGCTGTTATCAAATGGAGCAATTTTGCCGTCCCCAAATTTAAGATTACGGCTACTCCGTTCTGTGCTGGTAGTACTGCATGAGTGGGCAATGTCTGTATTTGCACAGAGAATGAATACAAGTACTACTGGAGCATCTCTAATTCTTGGCGGAACATTCTCAGTAGATCAAACAATAATATTTAGCCAAGGGATTCGTGATAAGATCATAAGTGCAGCAAACAG GTATATGACCGAGGTTCGTAGGTTAGCCCTTCCCCAGAACCATACAGAGGCTGTCTACCGAGGTTTTCGAGAACTTGAAGAGTCACTTCTAACTCCTTTTTCTTTAAACCAATTTTGA
- the LOC131299918 gene encoding nuclear pore complex protein NUP155 isoform X2: protein MDPYAEVSLQPLPEYTIPSDGITMTCITCTDRGHIFLAGRDGHIYELQYTTGSGWHKRCRKVCLTAGLGSVISRWVVPNLFKFGTVDPIVEMVVDNERHILYARTEDMKIQVFVLGPQGDGPLKKAAEERNLINAHYGGRQSAGPRAPSRSAKTSIVSISPLSTLESKWLHLVAVLSDGRRLYLSTTPSTGSSVVGGLGGFSTNGQKPSCLKVVATRPSPPLGVGGAFGALSLVGRSQSEDLSLKIESAYYSAGTLVLSDSSPSTSSSLLIVNKDSSTQSSSSANIATGARSSRALRESVSSLPIEGRMLCVADILPLPETAAIVHSLYSQLEFCGFDNSGESIEKASRKLWARGDLSTQHILPRRRIVLFSTVGMMEVVFNRPVDILRRIFESNLPRSLLEDFFSRFGAGEAAAMCLMLAARIVHSESSISNVVAEKAAEAFEDPRLVGVPQLEGSGALGNTRTATGGFSMGQVVQEAEPVFSGAHEGLCLCSSRLLLPVWDFPVFVVTGGIVACRFSAGAMQILEDKFRSLERFLRSRRNQRRGLYGCVAGLGDLTGSILYGTGSDLSTGDRSMVRNLFGSNSRIESGDGGASNKRQRLPYSPAELAAMEVRAIECIRQLLLRCAEALFLLQLLSQHHVTRLVQNIDANLQQTLVQLTFHQLVCSEEGDQLATRLISALMEYYTGPDGRGTVDDISGRLRDRCPSYFKEADYRFYLAVECLERAAASSDTEDRQNLAREAFNYLSKVPESADLQTVCKRFADLRFYEAVVQLSLQKAQALDPSGDALNEQIDAGMREHALARREQCYEIVTSALCALKGETSQREFGSPIRPVVQSALDPASRKKYICQIIQLGVQSPDRLFHKYLYRALIDLGLENELLEYGGPDLVPFLQSAGREPVQEVRAVPAVSSATSPMGHSGVHILSNHQAKYFELLARYYVMKRQHVLAAHALLRLAERRPVDGGDVPTLEQRRQYLSHAVLQAKNSSNSDGVGSTHGAFDDGLLDLLEGKLAVLGFQIKIKKELEVMASKLEATPSTSESAPSDSSPDGSHVPDANFVHSIREKVKEVSLDLKSITQLYNEYAVPLELWEICLQMLYFANYSGDTDSSIVRETWARLIDQALSRGGIAEACAVLKRVGSHIYPGDGAALPLDTLCLHLEKAALERLVSGVESVKDDDVARALLAACKGAIEPVLNTYDQLLSNGAILPSPNLRLRLLRSVLVVLHEWAMSVFAQRMNTSTTGASLILGGTFSVDQTIIFSQGIRDKIISAANRYMTEVRRLALPQNHTEAVYRGFRELEESLLTPFSLNQF, encoded by the exons ATGGATCCGTATGCAGAGGTTTCACTGCAGCCTTTGCCAGAGTATACTATACCATCTGATGGCATCACCATGACATGCATCACTTGTACTGATAGAGGTCACATTTTCCTGGCTGGCCGTGATGGCCACATTTATGAGTTGCAGTATACAACTGGTTCAGGTTGGCACAAGCGTTGTCGTAAAGTTTGCCTGACTGCAGGTTTGGGAAGTGTCATTTCGAG GTGGGTTGTACCAAACTTATTCAAGTTTGGAACTGTGGACCCTATTGTTGAAATGGTGGTTGATAACGAGAGACACATTTTGTATGCACGCACTGAAGATATGAAAATTCAAGTGTTTGTTCTTGGGCCACAAGGAGATGGTCCACTTAAGAAAGCTGCAGAAGAGAGAAATTTGATAAATGCACATTATGGAGGTAGACAATCAGCAGGGCCAAGAGCCCCTTCTCGATCGGCAAAAACATCAATAGTTAGCATTTCGCCTTTGTCAACACTGGAGTCAAAGTGGCTACATCTTGTTGCTGTTTTGTCAGATGGCAGAAGATTGTACCTATCCACTACTCCATCTACTGGAAGCAGTGTAGTTGGAGGTTTGGGTGGATTCAGTACTAATGGTCAGAAGCCAAGCTGTTTaaaagtagtagcaactaggcCTTCTCCTCCTTTGGGTGTTGGCGGTGCTTTCGGTGCCCTATCTCTTGTTGGTCGATCTCAGAGCGAAGATTTATCCCTTAAAATAGAATCAGCATATTATTCTGCTGGAACTCTTGTTCTTTCTGACTCATCTCCATCAACCTCTTCTTCGCTTCTGATTGTGAACAAAGATTCAAGCACACAGTCTTCTTCATCAGCTAATATAGCAACAGGTGCCAGGAGTTCTCGTGCATTACGAGAATCTGTATCTTCTCTACCCATTGAAGGACGAATGCTTTGTGTGGCTGACATTTTACCTCTTCCGGAAACAGCAGCTATTGTGCACTCACTATATTCCCAATTGGAATTCTGTGGATTTGATAACTCGGGGGAATCCATTGAAAAGGCATCCCGAAAACTCTGGGCTAGAGGCGATCTTTCAACACAACACATATTACCAAGGAGAAGAATCGTCCTATTCAGCACAGTGGGCATGATGGAAGTTGTTTTCAATAGGCCAGTTGACATACTGAGGAGGATATTTGAGTCCAACTTGCCAAGATCATTGTTGGAAGATTTTTTCAGTCGCTTTGGAGCTGGTGAGGCTGCGGCAATGTGTTTAATGCTGGCTGCAAGAATAGTCCATTCTGAAAGTTCGATAAGCAATGTTGTTGCTGAGAAGGCAGCAGAAGCTTTTGAGGACCCTAGACTTGTTGGAGTACCTCAACTAGAGGGTAGTGGTGCATTAGGGAATACAAGAACAGCAACTGGCGGATTTAGTATGGGGCAAGTTGTCCAAGAGGCTGAACCTGTTTTTTCAGGTGCACATGAAGGGCTATGCTTGTGCTCATCAAGGTTGCTTTTACCTGTATGGGATTTTCCTGTTTTTGTGGTGACAGGTGGGATAGTTGCATGCAGATTCTCTGCTGGGGCAATGCAAATTCTTGAAGACAAGTTTCGATCTTTAGAGAGGTTTCTAAGATCTAGGAGGAATCAGAGAAGGGGACTGTACGGTTGTGTTGCCGGCCTTGGAGACTTGACTGGTTCAATATTGTATGGAACTGGTTCAGATCTCAGTACTGGAGATAGAAGTATGGTACGGAACTTGTTTGGTTCTAACTCTCGGATTGAATCTGGTGATGGTGGCGCATCTAATAAAAGGCAAAGGCTTCCATATAGTCCGGCTGAACTAGCTGCAATGGAG GTAAGGGCAATTGAATGTATTAGGCAATTGCTCCTTAGATGCGCCGAAGCTCTTTTTTTGCTACAACTTCTTTCACAGCATCATGTGACGCGCTTGGTTCAGAACATTGATGCTAATTTGCAACAGACATTGGTTCAGCTGACATTCCATCAACTAGTCTGTTCTGAGGAAGGAGATCAACTTGCTACAAGGCTCATATCTGCTTTGATGGAG TATTACACTGGACCTGATGGCAGGGGAACAGTAGATGATATCAGTGGTAGATTACGCGATCGGTGTCCAAGCTATTTCAAGGAAGCAGATTACAGATTTTACTTGGCTGTGGAATGTCTTGAGAGAGCTGCTGCAAGTTCTGATACTGAGGATAGGCAAAATCTAGCTAGAGAAGCTTTCAACTACTTGAGTAAAGTTCCAGAGTCGGCAGACTTGCAAACTGTTTGCAAACGTTTTGCAGACCTGAG ATTTTATGAAGCTGTGGTTCAACTGTCTCTGCAAAAAGCCCAGGCCCTTGACCCTTCTGGTGATGCTCTTAATGAGCAGATAGATGCAGGAATGCGAGAACATGCACTTGCTCGGCGTGAGCAGTGTTATGAGATTGTTACTAGTGCTTTGTGTGCTCTGAAAGGAGAAACTTCTCAAAGGGAATTCGGTTCTCCTATCAGACCTGTTGTGCAATCTGCACTTGATCCAGCCTCTCGGAAGAAATATATCTGCCAGATTATTCAGCTTGGTGTCCAGTCACCTGATAGACTATTTCATAAATACCTGTATCGGGCATTAATTGATTTGGGCCTTGAAAATGAGTTGCTGGAGTATGGTGGCCCTGATTTGGTGCCTTTTCTGCAAAGTGCTGGGCGTGAACCTGTACAAGAG GTTCGGGCTGTTCCTGCAGTGTCATCAGCAACATCTCCAATGGGTCATTCAGGAGTACACATTTTGTCCAATCATCAAGCAAAATATTTTGAGCTTCTGGCACGTTATTATGTCATGAAGCGGCAGCATGTTCTTGCTGCTCACGCACTGTTAAGACTTGCAGAAAGGAGGCCTGTTGATGGGGGGGATGTCCCTACACTGGAACAGAG GCGTCAGTACCTAAGTCATGCAGTTCTGCAGGCGAAGAATTCAAGTAACAGCGATGGAGTAGGTTCTACCCATGGTGCTTTTGACGATGGCCTGCTGGATTTGCTTGAAGGAAAGCTTGCTGTTCTTGGAtttcaaataaagataaaaaaggaATTGGAGGTCATGGCATCTAAGTTGGAGGCAACTCCTAGCACATCTGAATCTGCTCCAAGTGACTCATCTCCTGATGGAAGCCATGTTCCTGATGCCAATTTTGTGCATTCTATAAGAGAAAAGGTCAAAGAGGTATCATTGGATTTGAAGAGCATCACTCAACTGTATAACGAGTATGCAGTTCCGTTAGAGCTCTGGGAG ATATGTCTGCAAATGCTGTACTTTGCTAACTATTCAGGTGACACTGATAGTAGCATTGTTAGAGAGACATGGGCAAGGCTCATCGATCAAGCTCTTTCAAGGGGTGGCATTGCTGAAGCTTGTGCAGTTCTGAAAAGGGTTGGCTCCCATATTTATCCTGGAGATGGAGCTGCATTACCTTTAGATACATTATGTCTTCACCTTGAAAAGGCTGCCTTG gAGCGATTGGTTTCAGGGGTTGAATCGGTTAAAGATGACGATGTGGCAAGGGCTCTTCTTGCTGCCTGCAAGGGTGCAATAGAACCTGTCTTGAACACGTATGACCAGCTGTTATCAAATGGAGCAATTTTGCCGTCCCCAAATTTAAGATTACGGCTACTCCGTTCTGTGCTGGTAGTACTGCATGAGTGGGCAATGTCTGTATTTGCACAGAGAATGAATACAAGTACTACTGGAGCATCTCTAATTCTTGGCGGAACATTCTCAGTAGATCAAACAATAATATTTAGCCAAGGGATTCGTGATAAGATCATAAGTGCAGCAAACAG GTATATGACCGAGGTTCGTAGGTTAGCCCTTCCCCAGAACCATACAGAGGCTGTCTACCGAGGTTTTCGAGAACTTGAAGAGTCACTTCTAACTCCTTTTTCTTTAAACCAATTTTGA